Proteins from one Triticum aestivum cultivar Chinese Spring chromosome 7A, IWGSC CS RefSeq v2.1, whole genome shotgun sequence genomic window:
- the LOC123154055 gene encoding uncharacterized protein translates to MAGPKRGINMLSTALVEFDMRIKVGKEERHDCQLIDGVSDLDDLWSPWDCALKYRIDGDCGTVDLTVSRIDRAVMANVEVVVSEVRSSFDLCFHCFIGGYDEEIRLFNGTIGESRHLTRSVVAVVDGSTVDLKFEVASEPSDSAEHYYSFKAGMHGLDTREMKTEFGLISVKVTWSTLLSI, encoded by the coding sequence ATGGCTGGCCCTAAGCGAGGGATAAATATGCTTTCCACTGCTCTAGTGGAATTTGACATGAGGATCAAGGTAGGCAAGGAAGAAAGGCATGACTGCCAGCTGATCGATGGTGTATCAGACCTAGACGACCTGTGGAGCCCATGGGATTGTGCACTCAAATATCGCATCGATGGTGACTGTGGCACAGTTGATTTAACCGTATCACGTATTGATCGTGCAGTCATGGCGAATGTAGAAGTTGTCGTGTCAGAAGTGCGGAGCAGTTTTGATCTGTGCTTCCATTGTTTTATCGGTGGTTATGACGAAGAAATTCGGCTCTTCAATGGTACAATTGGCGAGTCGCGTCATTTAACGAGGTCTGTGGTTGCTGTAGTGGATGGTTCCACTGTGGATTTGAAGTTCGAGGTTGCCTCGGAGCCATCCGATTCAGCGGAGCACTACTACTCCTTCAAGGCGGGCATGCATGGGCTTGATACTCGAGAGATGAAGACTGAATTCGGGTTGATCTCAGTGAAGGTGACTTGGTCGACTCTGCTCTCCATCTAG